A window of the Branchiibius hedensis genome harbors these coding sequences:
- a CDS encoding cysteine hydrolase family protein: MSAREVLMLIDMQAVFARPPSPWASGQYPGAERHALRLRAAYPDERTAITRYLPPDPVTGAWVPYFEAWPFALDPAQADYELMPGFEPRGATLIERTTFGKWDATSQHAMGDPDAIVLAGVSTDCCVLSTALAAADAGVRVRVVADACAGASPTDHQRALDAMALYAPLIEITDTDAVLRGSLPA; this comes from the coding sequence GTGAGTGCTCGCGAGGTGCTGATGCTGATCGACATGCAGGCGGTCTTCGCCAGGCCGCCGAGCCCGTGGGCCTCGGGCCAGTACCCGGGGGCTGAACGTCACGCGCTCCGCCTGCGAGCGGCGTACCCCGATGAGCGTACGGCGATCACCCGCTACCTGCCGCCCGATCCGGTGACGGGCGCCTGGGTCCCGTACTTCGAGGCGTGGCCGTTCGCGCTTGACCCGGCGCAAGCCGACTACGAACTCATGCCCGGCTTCGAACCGCGCGGTGCCACCCTCATCGAGCGCACCACCTTCGGCAAGTGGGACGCGACGTCGCAACACGCGATGGGCGACCCCGACGCGATCGTCCTCGCGGGGGTCAGCACCGACTGTTGCGTGCTGTCGACGGCGCTCGCCGCCGCCGACGCCGGCGTCCGGGTGCGGGTCGTCGCCGACGCCTGCGCGGGGGCCAGCCCCACCGACCACCAGCGAGCGCTCGACGCGATGGCGCTCTACGCACCGCTGATCGAGATCACCGACACCGATGCCGTACTGCGCGGATCGTTACCAGCGTGA
- a CDS encoding purine-cytosine permease family protein, with amino-acid sequence MTQPATESALNVEHNGINTVPDAEHKGQPRELFWPWFAANISVLGIAYGAYLLNFKVSFWQAAIVGVLGILVSFLLCGLVALSGKRGHAPTMTLSRAAFGVNGNRLPSLISWLLTVGWETVLCSLAVLATSTVFKELGWSDGNATKVIAMVVVAALIVGGGVIGFDFVMKLQQWITIITAVLTIVYVILVVDQIDWATVSAIPAGGAPQVIGGAIFMATGFGLGWVNAAGDYSRYLPSSASSKGVVGWTTLGGALGPVILLLIGLLLVGSSQDLGQAINNDPIGALASVLPNWFLLIFLVVAILGLIGGAVLDIYSSGLALMSIGVKVPRPVAAGIDGTIMILGTIYFVFIADNFFFPFQGFLITLGVPISAWCGVFLADLLLRRQGYASRELFDPNGRYGNVNWVSVALVVVGTAVGWGLVTNTYAGWLQWQGYLLGPIGGKSGDWAGANLGVVAALLIGFVGYLLLGRRRVQEQEAIPLDESEANLDIEEPTP; translated from the coding sequence ATGACCCAACCCGCGACTGAGTCCGCCCTCAACGTCGAGCACAACGGGATCAACACCGTCCCCGACGCCGAGCACAAAGGCCAACCGCGAGAGCTCTTCTGGCCGTGGTTCGCCGCGAACATCTCGGTGCTCGGCATCGCCTACGGCGCCTACCTGCTGAACTTCAAGGTCTCCTTCTGGCAGGCCGCCATCGTTGGCGTGCTTGGGATCCTGGTGTCGTTCCTGCTGTGCGGATTGGTGGCCCTGTCCGGCAAGCGCGGCCATGCACCCACGATGACGCTGTCGCGAGCAGCCTTTGGGGTCAACGGCAACCGGCTCCCTTCCTTGATCTCCTGGCTGCTCACCGTGGGCTGGGAGACCGTGCTGTGTTCGCTGGCGGTCCTGGCGACCAGCACCGTGTTCAAAGAGCTCGGCTGGAGCGACGGCAACGCCACCAAGGTCATCGCGATGGTCGTCGTGGCGGCACTGATCGTGGGCGGCGGGGTCATCGGCTTCGACTTCGTGATGAAGCTGCAGCAGTGGATCACGATCATCACCGCGGTGCTCACCATCGTCTACGTGATCCTGGTCGTCGACCAGATCGACTGGGCTACCGTCAGCGCCATACCGGCCGGGGGAGCGCCACAGGTGATCGGTGGCGCCATCTTCATGGCCACCGGCTTCGGGCTGGGCTGGGTCAACGCGGCCGGTGACTATTCGCGCTATCTGCCCAGCAGTGCCTCCAGCAAAGGCGTCGTCGGCTGGACCACCCTCGGCGGTGCGCTCGGCCCGGTGATCCTGTTGCTCATCGGCTTGCTGCTGGTCGGCTCCTCGCAGGATCTGGGCCAGGCGATCAACAACGACCCGATCGGCGCACTGGCGTCGGTCCTGCCCAACTGGTTCCTGCTGATCTTCCTGGTCGTCGCCATCCTCGGTCTGATCGGCGGCGCAGTCCTCGACATCTATTCCTCGGGCCTGGCCCTGATGAGCATCGGGGTGAAGGTCCCGCGCCCAGTCGCGGCGGGCATCGACGGCACGATCATGATCCTGGGCACCATCTACTTCGTCTTCATCGCCGACAACTTCTTCTTTCCGTTCCAGGGCTTCCTGATCACCCTCGGCGTGCCGATCTCCGCGTGGTGCGGGGTATTCCTCGCCGACTTGCTACTGCGGCGCCAGGGATACGCCTCGCGCGAGTTGTTCGATCCGAACGGCCGCTACGGCAACGTCAACTGGGTTTCCGTCGCACTGGTGGTCGTCGGTACCGCCGTCGGCTGGGGGCTGGTCACCAACACCTACGCGGGCTGGCTGCAGTGGCAGGGCTACCTCCTCGGCCCGATCGGCGGCAAGAGCGGTGACTGGGCCGGCGCCAACTTGGGCGTCGTAGCAGCGCTGCTGATCGGCTTCGTCGGTTATCTGCTGCTCGGCCGCCGCAGGGTGCAGGAGCAGGAGGCGATCCCGCTGGATGAGTCCGAGGCCAACCTGGACATCGAGGAGCCGACCCCGTGA
- a CDS encoding VOC family protein has protein sequence MPKIVPCIWFDNDAVGAAELYVSLFPDSRIVRTTDYPGSTDEGLADFQLDRAGRVLTVDFELAGLSFVGLNAGPQFKPTPALSFMVNFDPSRDPDARASLDRVWAALGDGGQVLMQLGEYPFSPHYGWVNDKYGVSWQLILTNPEGDPRPHIMPSFLFSGAVTGKAQEAIAHWGSLFEGSHPGQIVTRPEAEGSAAAGSLLFGDFTLGDQWFVAMDSPVEHAFGFTEGVSLMVDAHGQEGIDHFWAGLSHVPEAEQCGWCKDEYGVSWQVIPDNFEQLMSRPDAFATMMNQHKIVIDEY, from the coding sequence ATGCCGAAGATCGTGCCCTGCATCTGGTTCGACAACGACGCCGTCGGCGCCGCCGAACTCTACGTTTCGCTGTTCCCTGACTCGCGGATCGTCCGGACCACGGATTACCCGGGATCGACCGACGAGGGCTTGGCGGACTTCCAACTCGATCGGGCCGGCAGGGTGTTGACCGTCGACTTCGAACTCGCCGGACTGTCCTTCGTCGGTCTGAACGCCGGCCCGCAGTTCAAGCCCACGCCCGCGCTGTCGTTTATGGTCAACTTCGATCCATCGCGCGACCCGGACGCACGCGCATCCTTGGATCGGGTCTGGGCCGCGCTCGGCGACGGCGGCCAGGTGCTGATGCAGTTGGGGGAGTACCCGTTCAGCCCGCACTACGGCTGGGTCAATGACAAGTACGGCGTGAGCTGGCAACTCATCCTGACCAACCCCGAGGGCGACCCCCGACCGCACATCATGCCCAGCTTCCTGTTCAGCGGCGCGGTCACGGGCAAAGCCCAAGAGGCAATTGCCCACTGGGGCAGCCTGTTCGAGGGCTCGCACCCCGGGCAGATCGTGACCCGACCGGAGGCGGAGGGGAGCGCGGCTGCCGGATCCCTGCTGTTCGGTGACTTCACTCTCGGCGATCAGTGGTTCGTCGCGATGGATTCCCCGGTCGAGCATGCCTTCGGCTTCACCGAGGGCGTCTCGCTGATGGTCGACGCACACGGCCAAGAGGGCATCGACCACTTCTGGGCGGGCCTTTCGCATGTGCCCGAGGCCGAGCAATGCGGTTGGTGCAAGGACGAGTACGGCGTGTCCTGGCAGGTCATTCCGGACAATTTCGAGCAATTGATGAGCCGGCCGGACGCCTTCGCCACAATGATGAACCAGCACAAGATTGTCATCGACGAGTATTAA
- a CDS encoding VOC family protein codes for MPKIVPCIWFDNDAVGAAELYVSLPTRAT; via the coding sequence ATGCCGAAGATCGTGCCCTGCATCTGGTTCGACAACGACGCCGTCGGCGCCGCCGAACTCTACGTTTCGCTCCCGACTCGTGCCACTTGA
- a CDS encoding DUF501 domain-containing protein, whose protein sequence is MTVSDADLAAVEQQLGRTPRGVVAIAARCPCGCPAVVRTLPRLPNGTPFPTTFYATCPRLTGAISTLEASGLMREMSQRLQEDPELSAAYRRAHEDYLRRRAELGEVPEIDGISAGGMPDRVKCLHVLVAHSLAVGPGINPLGDEALAALPQWWANGCCGVQG, encoded by the coding sequence ATGACCGTCTCCGACGCAGACCTGGCTGCCGTCGAGCAGCAACTGGGTCGCACCCCTCGTGGCGTCGTCGCGATCGCGGCGCGCTGCCCGTGTGGCTGCCCGGCCGTGGTGCGCACGCTGCCGCGACTGCCCAACGGCACCCCGTTCCCGACCACCTTCTACGCGACGTGTCCCCGGCTGACCGGCGCGATCAGCACCCTGGAAGCCAGTGGCCTGATGCGCGAGATGTCGCAGCGCCTGCAGGAGGATCCCGAACTGTCGGCCGCGTATCGCCGGGCGCACGAGGACTATCTGCGTCGCCGCGCCGAGTTGGGTGAGGTCCCTGAGATCGACGGCATCTCAGCCGGCGGTATGCCCGATCGCGTCAAGTGTCTGCACGTCCTGGTCGCACACTCCCTAGCCGTCGGGCCGGGGATCAACCCGCTGGGTGACGAAGCCCTGGCCGCGTTGCCGCAGTGGTGGGCGAACGGTTGCTGCGGCGTTCAGGGTTAG
- a CDS encoding FtsB family cell division protein, translating into MRRMVGIGALLLFLAVLLTPTVRGYLGQRSQINQAQAQVDAQEQDIANKQAQLKQWNDPKYVEEQAKSRLGFVKPGQTLTVTVDKDGQARQSAGTDVIPAKPTQPWYDQLWSSVQGAATRK; encoded by the coding sequence ATGCGGCGGATGGTCGGGATCGGTGCCCTGCTGCTGTTTCTCGCGGTGCTGCTGACCCCCACGGTGCGTGGCTACCTCGGTCAGCGATCGCAGATCAACCAGGCCCAGGCGCAGGTCGATGCCCAGGAGCAGGACATCGCCAACAAACAGGCGCAGCTCAAGCAGTGGAATGACCCGAAATACGTTGAGGAGCAAGCAAAGTCGCGGCTCGGCTTCGTGAAGCCGGGGCAGACCCTGACGGTCACCGTCGATAAGGACGGCCAGGCCCGCCAGTCTGCCGGCACCGATGTCATCCCGGCCAAGCCGACCCAGCCGTGGTACGACCAACTGTGGTCTTCAGTGCAGGGCGCTGCCACTCGCAAATGA
- the eno gene encoding phosphopyruvate hydratase, with translation MASIDGIIAREILDSRGNPTVEVEVLLDDGIVGRAAVPSGASTGAFEAVERRDGDKKRYLGKGVQDAVDAVTEDIAPHLLGYDGSEQRLVDQEMIELDGTPNKGKLGANAILGVSLAVAKAAADSAGLPLFRYVGGPNAHLLPVPMMNILNGGSHADSNVDIQEFMIAPIGAASFREALRWGAEVYHALKGVLHDKGLATGLGDEGGFAPNLESNRAALDLILEAIKKAGYKPGKDIALALDVAASEFFDKGKYTFEGEKKTAEQMSAYYADLVENYPLVSIEDPLNEDDWDGWKTLTDQIGDKVQLVGDDLFVTNPERLGKGIDGGIANALLVKVNQIGTLTETLDAVTLAQSNGYRCMMSHRSGETEDVTIADLAVATNCGQIKTGAPARSERVAKYNQLLRIEEELDDAAVYAGASAFPRFKG, from the coding sequence GTGGCCAGCATCGACGGCATCATTGCGCGCGAAATCCTCGACTCCCGCGGCAATCCGACGGTCGAAGTGGAGGTCCTGCTCGACGACGGCATCGTGGGTCGCGCGGCGGTACCTTCCGGTGCCTCGACCGGCGCGTTCGAGGCGGTCGAGCGCCGCGATGGTGACAAGAAGCGTTACCTCGGCAAGGGCGTCCAGGACGCCGTCGACGCGGTTACCGAGGACATCGCCCCGCATCTGCTGGGTTACGACGGCAGCGAGCAGCGCCTGGTCGACCAGGAGATGATCGAGCTGGACGGCACGCCCAACAAGGGCAAGCTGGGCGCCAACGCGATCCTCGGTGTCTCGCTGGCCGTGGCCAAGGCCGCCGCGGACTCCGCTGGTCTGCCGCTGTTCCGCTACGTCGGCGGTCCCAATGCGCACCTGCTGCCGGTGCCGATGATGAACATCCTCAACGGTGGCTCGCACGCGGACTCCAACGTCGACATCCAAGAGTTCATGATCGCGCCGATCGGTGCGGCCAGCTTCCGCGAGGCACTGCGTTGGGGCGCGGAGGTCTACCACGCGCTCAAGGGCGTGCTGCACGACAAGGGCCTCGCGACGGGCCTGGGCGACGAGGGCGGTTTCGCCCCGAACCTGGAATCCAACCGGGCCGCGCTCGACCTGATCCTCGAGGCGATCAAGAAGGCCGGCTACAAGCCGGGCAAGGACATCGCCCTCGCGCTCGACGTCGCGGCCAGCGAGTTCTTCGACAAGGGCAAGTACACCTTCGAAGGCGAGAAGAAGACCGCCGAGCAGATGTCGGCCTACTACGCCGACCTGGTCGAGAACTACCCCTTGGTCTCCATCGAGGACCCGCTGAACGAAGACGACTGGGACGGCTGGAAGACCCTCACCGACCAGATCGGCGACAAGGTGCAGCTGGTCGGCGACGACCTGTTCGTCACCAACCCCGAACGCCTCGGCAAGGGCATCGACGGCGGCATCGCCAACGCGCTGCTGGTGAAGGTCAACCAGATCGGCACGCTGACCGAGACCCTCGACGCGGTCACCCTGGCTCAGTCCAACGGCTACCGCTGCATGATGTCGCACCGCTCCGGTGAGACCGAGGACGTCACCATCGCCGACCTGGCCGTTGCCACCAACTGTGGCCAGATCAAGACCGGCGCCCCGGCCCGCAGCGAGCGCGTGGCGAAGTACAACCAGCTGCTGCGGATCGAAGAGGAACTCGACGACGCCGCGGTCTACGCCGGCGCCAGCGCGTTCCCGCGCTTCAAGGGCTGA
- a CDS encoding LLM class flavin-dependent oxidoreductase, with translation MTVRLHWFLPTNGDSRTDLSLGDAVSAVSGTVGPPGAAPTTRRAPTLDYLGQIACAAEQLGFEAALTPTSSACEDAWVTTAALSQVARKLKYLVAFRPGVLSPTLAAQMAATYQRITGGRLLLNVVTGGEDVEQRRFGDALDKDARYARTGEFLHVLRELFSGEPVTFRGDHLWVEGAVLSGELHRPDIYFGGSSPAAIEVAAQHSDVYLTWGEPPEQVTEKLDRVRLAATRFDREPRFGIRLHVIARPTADEAWQVADRMLAGLAPEQVAMAQSAQSGAQSEGQRRMTALHGGRLDKLEIYPNLWAGIGLVRGGAGTALVGSYADVADRIGEYHALGLDEFVLSGYPHLEEAYHVGEGVRPALAARGLL, from the coding sequence ATGACGGTCCGACTGCACTGGTTCCTGCCGACCAACGGTGACTCACGGACCGATCTGAGTCTCGGCGATGCGGTCAGCGCGGTGAGCGGCACCGTTGGTCCGCCCGGTGCTGCCCCCACAACCCGGCGTGCTCCCACCCTCGACTACCTCGGCCAGATCGCCTGTGCGGCAGAACAACTCGGCTTCGAGGCGGCACTCACCCCAACCTCCAGTGCCTGTGAGGACGCGTGGGTCACGACGGCTGCGCTCAGCCAGGTGGCACGCAAGCTGAAGTACCTCGTGGCGTTCCGACCCGGCGTACTCAGCCCCACGCTGGCCGCCCAGATGGCCGCGACGTACCAGCGGATCACCGGCGGTCGCCTCCTGCTGAACGTCGTGACGGGCGGGGAGGACGTCGAGCAGCGTCGCTTCGGTGACGCGCTGGACAAGGACGCCCGCTACGCCCGCACCGGGGAGTTCCTGCACGTCCTGCGGGAGTTGTTCTCCGGCGAGCCGGTCACCTTCCGGGGCGATCATCTGTGGGTCGAAGGCGCCGTCCTGAGTGGCGAATTGCACCGGCCCGACATCTATTTCGGCGGATCCTCCCCGGCAGCCATTGAGGTTGCTGCCCAGCACAGCGACGTCTACCTGACCTGGGGTGAGCCGCCCGAGCAGGTGACCGAGAAGCTGGACCGCGTGCGCCTGGCCGCGACGCGGTTCGACCGTGAGCCGCGGTTCGGGATCCGGCTGCATGTCATCGCCCGACCCACGGCGGACGAAGCCTGGCAGGTCGCGGACCGGATGCTCGCGGGCCTTGCACCGGAGCAGGTCGCCATGGCCCAGTCCGCGCAGTCCGGTGCCCAGTCCGAGGGCCAACGTCGGATGACCGCGCTGCACGGGGGCCGGTTGGACAAGCTGGAGATCTACCCCAACCTGTGGGCCGGCATCGGTCTGGTGCGTGGCGGTGCGGGTACGGCGCTCGTGGGCTCCTACGCCGACGTCGCCGACCGGATCGGCGAGTACCACGCCCTCGGCCTGGACGAGTTCGTCCTCAGCGGGTATCCGCACCTCGAAGAGGCGTACCACGTCGGGGAAGGTGTCCGCCCGGCGCTCGCGGCCCGCGGTCTGCTCTGA
- a CDS encoding MazG family protein encodes MPRLTLLVTSPRLPAGLLTRDAWNALSSAAVVRAADLDDPTTAAVAASGIPVRAGAADARELARSAYDVVWIGFPNGDPGLTDALAQELSALDDPPEVEVLVGSWDPPGARLLDAVAAMDALRSPGGCPWDAQQTHESLAKYLLEEAHETVEAIETGSSEHLVEELGDVLLQVLFHSRIGEEAETPWDVDDVAAGLVAKLIRRHPHVFADGDAQTPEEVEAAWEQIKAAEKPERGADDLLAGIPVSLSSLLIAQKVLDRAARRGVEVTPSDDLGGALLALVAQARADGVSADAALRDALRRLSAPHD; translated from the coding sequence GTGCCCCGGCTGACGCTGCTGGTCACGAGTCCGCGGCTGCCCGCCGGGTTGCTGACCCGCGACGCATGGAACGCCCTGTCGAGCGCTGCCGTGGTGCGAGCCGCCGATCTGGACGACCCGACGACCGCTGCTGTCGCCGCGTCCGGGATCCCGGTCCGAGCGGGCGCCGCCGATGCGCGTGAACTGGCCCGATCGGCGTACGACGTGGTGTGGATCGGTTTCCCCAATGGTGACCCCGGTCTGACCGACGCCTTGGCGCAGGAGTTGTCCGCGCTGGATGACCCGCCCGAGGTCGAGGTGCTGGTCGGATCCTGGGATCCGCCCGGCGCCCGGCTGCTGGATGCAGTCGCGGCGATGGACGCGTTGCGGTCGCCCGGCGGCTGTCCGTGGGACGCCCAGCAGACCCACGAGTCGCTCGCGAAGTACCTGCTGGAAGAGGCCCACGAGACGGTCGAGGCGATCGAGACCGGCTCGAGCGAGCATCTCGTGGAAGAACTCGGCGACGTGTTGCTGCAGGTGCTCTTCCACTCCCGGATCGGCGAAGAAGCCGAAACCCCCTGGGACGTCGATGATGTCGCGGCCGGGCTGGTCGCCAAGCTGATCCGCCGGCACCCGCACGTCTTCGCCGACGGCGACGCGCAGACGCCCGAAGAGGTGGAGGCGGCGTGGGAGCAGATCAAGGCGGCCGAGAAACCTGAGCGCGGCGCGGACGACCTGCTGGCCGGGATCCCGGTGTCGCTGTCCAGCCTGCTGATCGCGCAGAAGGTGTTGGACCGGGCCGCTCGCCGGGGTGTCGAGGTCACGCCATCGGACGATCTGGGTGGCGCATTGCTCGCGCTGGTGGCGCAGGCCCGCGCCGACGGGGTGAGCGCTGACGCGGCGCTGCGGGACGCTCTGCGTCGGCTGTCCGCGCCCCACGACTGA
- the mfd gene encoding transcription-repair coupling factor, producing MTLDPLLKLLRSDAGVQRTLRHLNADLVDIATTPGLRAPLLAVLAGGDAGVPILAVTATGREADDLATALRSFLPAERIAEFPSWETLPHERLSPRSDTVGKRLSVLRRLAHPSPEHGPVDVIVASVRALLQPIAKGLGDLSPVALTAGQDADLSQVVEDLVAAAYTRTDLVERRGEFAVRGGILDVFPPTEQHPLRVEFWGDTIEEVRYFKVADQRSMEIAEGGLWAPPCRELLLTDAVRDRARALADQLPGVADMLHKVAEGIAVEGMESLAPALLGSQMETVLDVLRPGTHVVLCDPERVRTRAHDLVATSEEFLEASWGNAAAGNQVPVDLRAVLGSASYWTLQELREHALKTGRPWWSFASFATDEDLIAFTEDELPGERVNLGSTPVAAYRGNTEQAVADLRQYVADGQRVLIVTEGPGLGRRITEVLAEHDLATRGLTELSPGSIELSTGCLGPGFALPSSELVVLTEADLTGGTGAEGSTKDMRRMPTKRRNVVDPLQLRPGDFVVHEQHGVGKFVEMVQRTVQGATREYLVLEYAASKRGQPGDRLFVPTDQLDQVTRYVGGEAPSVNKLGGSDWQATKSRARKHVRQIAAELIRLYSARMATPGYAFSPDTPWQRELEDAFAYVETPDQLSSIDEVKADMEKAVPMDRLICGDVGYGKTEIAVRAAFKAVQDGKQVAVLVPTTLLVKQHVQTFSERYAGFPVTVKALSRFQSDKEAKEVIEGLASGAVDIVIGTHRLLGNEVKFKDLGLVVVDEEQRFGVEHKEQLKALRTAVDVLAMSATPIPRTLEMAVTGIREMSTLATPPEERHPVLTFVGAYQEQQVAAAIKRELMREGQVFYVHNKVQSIEKTASRIRELVPDARVVTAHGKMSEHRLEDVVVDFWERRADVLVCTTIVETGLDISNANTLIVESADRLGLSQLHQLRGRVGRGRERAYSYFLYPGEKPLTETATDRLQTIASHTDLGAGMQVAMKDLEIRGAGNLLGGEQSGHIAGVGFDLYVRMVGEAVADFRGETDTAPVEIKIELPVDAHLPHDYIPGERLRLEAYKKLATVEDLGALDEIGAELKDRYGEAPEPVRNLFEVARLRTVARKAGISDVAVQGKFVRFSPVTLRESQQLKLERLYKGTMVKEAMQQILVPMPRTAPVGGEPLRDTAILHWATELIEQVLLA from the coding sequence GTGACTCTCGACCCGCTGCTCAAGCTGTTGCGTTCCGACGCCGGAGTGCAACGCACCCTGCGCCACCTGAATGCCGACCTCGTCGACATCGCCACCACGCCCGGTCTACGGGCTCCGTTGTTGGCCGTTCTGGCCGGCGGCGACGCGGGCGTGCCGATCCTGGCGGTGACCGCCACCGGCCGCGAGGCCGACGATCTCGCGACCGCGCTGCGCTCCTTCCTGCCCGCCGAGCGGATCGCCGAGTTCCCCAGCTGGGAGACGTTGCCGCACGAGCGCCTCAGCCCGCGCAGCGACACCGTCGGCAAGCGGCTGTCCGTGTTACGCCGGCTGGCGCACCCATCCCCCGAGCACGGTCCGGTCGATGTGATCGTCGCCAGTGTGCGGGCGCTGCTGCAGCCGATCGCCAAGGGCCTGGGCGATCTGTCGCCGGTCGCGCTCACGGCCGGGCAGGATGCCGACCTCTCGCAGGTGGTCGAGGACCTCGTGGCGGCTGCCTACACCCGTACCGACCTGGTCGAGCGACGCGGCGAATTTGCCGTCCGCGGAGGCATTCTCGACGTTTTCCCGCCGACCGAGCAGCACCCGTTGCGGGTGGAGTTCTGGGGCGACACGATCGAGGAAGTGCGCTACTTCAAGGTCGCCGACCAGCGCAGCATGGAGATCGCCGAGGGTGGCCTGTGGGCGCCGCCGTGCCGCGAACTCCTGCTCACCGACGCCGTCCGGGACCGCGCGCGAGCGCTCGCCGACCAGTTGCCCGGTGTCGCCGACATGCTGCACAAGGTGGCTGAAGGCATTGCGGTGGAAGGGATGGAGTCCCTTGCCCCCGCTCTGTTGGGCTCCCAGATGGAGACGGTGCTCGACGTACTGCGCCCTGGCACGCACGTGGTGCTGTGCGACCCGGAGCGGGTGCGCACGCGGGCCCATGACCTGGTCGCGACCAGTGAGGAGTTCCTGGAGGCCAGTTGGGGCAACGCCGCCGCCGGCAACCAGGTGCCGGTGGACCTGCGCGCGGTGCTCGGCAGCGCGTCGTACTGGACCCTGCAGGAGTTGCGCGAACATGCCCTGAAGACCGGGCGGCCCTGGTGGTCGTTCGCGTCCTTCGCGACCGACGAGGACCTGATCGCCTTCACCGAGGACGAATTGCCCGGGGAGAGAGTCAATCTGGGCAGTACGCCGGTCGCGGCCTACCGCGGCAACACCGAGCAGGCGGTGGCTGATCTGCGCCAGTACGTCGCGGACGGGCAACGGGTGCTGATCGTCACCGAAGGTCCGGGGCTGGGGCGGCGGATCACCGAAGTGTTGGCCGAGCACGACCTCGCCACGCGTGGGCTCACGGAGCTGTCGCCCGGTTCGATCGAACTGTCGACCGGGTGCCTCGGGCCCGGATTCGCCCTGCCCAGTAGTGAACTGGTGGTGCTCACCGAGGCCGACCTGACCGGTGGCACCGGCGCTGAGGGATCCACCAAAGACATGCGCCGGATGCCGACGAAGCGGCGCAACGTGGTGGATCCGCTCCAGCTGCGACCCGGTGACTTCGTCGTCCACGAGCAGCACGGCGTCGGCAAGTTCGTGGAGATGGTGCAACGCACCGTGCAGGGCGCCACCCGCGAATATCTGGTGCTCGAGTACGCCGCGTCCAAGCGTGGGCAGCCGGGCGATCGGCTCTTCGTGCCCACCGATCAACTCGATCAGGTCACGCGCTACGTCGGCGGCGAAGCTCCCTCGGTCAACAAACTCGGTGGATCCGACTGGCAGGCAACCAAATCCAGGGCCCGCAAACACGTCCGGCAGATCGCCGCGGAACTGATCCGCCTCTACAGCGCTCGCATGGCCACGCCCGGCTACGCGTTCAGCCCGGACACTCCGTGGCAACGCGAGTTGGAGGACGCGTTCGCCTACGTCGAGACCCCCGACCAGCTCTCCAGCATCGACGAGGTCAAGGCGGACATGGAGAAGGCCGTCCCGATGGACCGGTTGATCTGCGGGGACGTCGGCTACGGCAAGACCGAGATCGCCGTCCGCGCGGCGTTCAAGGCGGTGCAGGACGGCAAGCAGGTCGCGGTCCTGGTGCCCACGACACTGCTGGTCAAACAGCACGTGCAGACCTTCAGCGAGCGGTACGCCGGCTTCCCGGTGACGGTGAAGGCGCTGTCCCGCTTCCAGAGCGACAAGGAAGCCAAGGAGGTCATCGAGGGCCTGGCTTCCGGTGCCGTCGACATCGTGATCGGCACGCACCGGTTGCTCGGCAACGAGGTGAAGTTCAAGGACCTCGGCCTGGTCGTCGTGGACGAGGAGCAGCGCTTCGGTGTCGAGCACAAGGAGCAGCTCAAGGCCCTGCGGACCGCCGTCGACGTGCTCGCCATGTCGGCGACCCCCATCCCACGTACGTTGGAGATGGCGGTCACCGGGATCCGCGAAATGTCCACTCTCGCAACCCCGCCCGAGGAGCGCCACCCGGTCCTGACCTTCGTGGGTGCCTACCAGGAGCAGCAGGTCGCCGCCGCGATCAAGCGCGAGTTGATGCGCGAGGGTCAGGTCTTCTACGTGCACAACAAGGTGCAGTCGATCGAGAAGACCGCCTCCCGGATCCGCGAACTCGTCCCCGACGCGCGCGTCGTCACCGCGCACGGCAAGATGTCCGAGCACCGGCTCGAGGACGTCGTCGTCGACTTCTGGGAGCGGCGGGCCGATGTGCTGGTCTGCACCACCATCGTCGAAACCGGCCTGGACATCTCCAACGCCAACACGCTGATCGTCGAGAGCGCCGACCGGTTGGGGCTGTCCCAGTTGCACCAGCTGCGGGGCCGCGTGGGTCGCGGACGCGAGCGCGCCTACTCCTACTTCCTCTACCCGGGGGAGAAGCCGCTGACGGAGACGGCGACCGACCGGCTGCAGACCATCGCCAGCCACACCGACCTCGGGGCCGGGATGCAGGTGGCGATGAAGGACCTGGAGATCCGCGGCGCGGGCAACCTGCTCGGTGGCGAGCAGTCCGGGCACATCGCCGGCGTCGGCTTCGACCTCTACGTGCGCATGGTCGGCGAGGCCGTCGCCGACTTCCGCGGCGAGACAGACACCGCACCGGTGGAGATCAAGATCGAGTTGCCGGTGGACGCGCATCTGCCGCACGACTACATCCCCGGTGAGCGGCTACGGCTGGAGGCCTACAAGAAGCTGGCCACCGTCGAGGATCTGGGTGCGTTGGACGAGATCGGCGCCGAGTTGAAGGACCGGTACGGCGAGGCCCCCGAGCCGGTTCGCAACCTGTTCGAGGTGGCCCGGTTGCGCACGGTCGCGCGCAAGGCCGGTATCAGTGATGTGGCGGTGCAGGGCAAATTCGTCCGGTTCAGCCCGGTCACCCTGCGCGAGAGCCAGCAGCTGAAGTTGGAGCGGCTCTACAAGGGCACGATGGTCAAGGAAGCGATGCAGCAGATCCTGGTGCCGATGCCGCGGACCGCGCCGGTGGGTGGCGAGCCGTTGCGGGACACGGCGATCCTGCATTGGGCCACCGAACTCATCGAACAGGTGCTTTTGGCATGA